The Streptomyces sp. NBC_01689 genome includes a window with the following:
- a CDS encoding DNA cytosine methyltransferase produces the protein MSLTFTDIFCGAGGSSTGLVAAGYELKLAANHSQVAIDTHSANHRQADHVCADVNNYDMRRLPTTDVLWASPICTEMSPAGGTQRRNGGQLAFGEEDEVEAEAFIRTRATAYDVIRATEVHRYRAVLCENVVEFVTQWPLFGWWRSGMEQLGYNSQIVSVSSAHVGGPDNPRAPQWRDRIYLVFTRTGIKLPDVRPRPLAWCAECGEDVQAIQAFRNPRRTVGKYRQQYDYRCPNAKCRNALVEPYVRAAADAIDWTNLGSRIGDRSRPLAAATLRRISAGLAEYPQRVSLLTLNHSGHDGRAQDPTRVPLPARTRKIGEGLLFPQDRHGMLVPAGGTWNDTGTPLAEPMRTRTTRDTEALVTMPYVVTLRRNGGAAAVDQPLATVTAAGRHHGLVIPYRKGTAKPTDQPLLTLATRDSAGICVPDAALTVEDCHFRMLQPREQLAAQRFPGDYIMRGNKGEQTMQAGNAVSCNVAQWIGERVAAVL, from the coding sequence ATGTCCTTGACCTTCACGGACATCTTTTGCGGCGCCGGAGGATCGAGCACCGGTCTGGTGGCCGCCGGGTATGAGCTGAAGCTCGCGGCGAACCACAGCCAGGTGGCGATCGACACCCACAGCGCCAACCACCGCCAGGCCGACCACGTCTGTGCGGACGTCAACAACTACGACATGCGGCGCCTGCCCACCACGGACGTGCTCTGGGCATCGCCGATCTGCACGGAGATGAGCCCCGCCGGGGGGACCCAGCGCCGTAACGGCGGACAGCTGGCGTTCGGCGAGGAGGACGAGGTCGAGGCCGAGGCGTTCATCCGGACCCGGGCCACGGCGTACGACGTCATCCGCGCCACCGAGGTGCACCGGTACCGCGCCGTCCTGTGCGAGAACGTGGTGGAGTTCGTGACGCAGTGGCCGTTGTTCGGCTGGTGGCGCTCGGGCATGGAGCAGCTGGGCTACAACTCCCAGATCGTGTCCGTGTCCTCCGCCCACGTGGGCGGCCCGGACAACCCCCGCGCACCGCAGTGGCGGGACCGGATCTATCTCGTTTTCACGCGGACCGGCATCAAGCTGCCCGACGTCCGGCCCCGCCCGCTGGCATGGTGCGCGGAGTGCGGCGAAGACGTTCAGGCCATTCAGGCGTTCCGCAACCCCCGCCGCACGGTGGGGAAGTACCGGCAGCAGTACGACTACCGGTGCCCGAACGCGAAGTGCCGCAACGCCCTGGTGGAGCCCTACGTGCGCGCGGCCGCCGACGCGATCGACTGGACCAACCTGGGATCCCGGATCGGGGACCGCTCCCGCCCGCTGGCGGCCGCCACCCTGCGCCGGATCTCGGCTGGGCTGGCCGAGTACCCGCAGCGGGTCAGCCTCCTGACGCTCAACCACTCCGGGCACGACGGGCGGGCCCAGGACCCCACGCGGGTCCCCCTCCCCGCCCGCACGCGCAAGATCGGCGAGGGACTGCTCTTCCCGCAGGACCGGCACGGCATGCTCGTACCGGCCGGAGGCACGTGGAACGACACGGGCACGCCGCTGGCCGAGCCGATGCGCACCCGCACCACCCGGGACACCGAGGCCCTGGTGACCATGCCCTACGTCGTCACCCTCCGCCGCAACGGCGGGGCGGCCGCCGTCGATCAGCCGCTCGCCACGGTCACCGCAGCGGGCCGCCACCACGGTCTGGTCATCCCCTACCGCAAGGGCACCGCGAAGCCGACCGATCAGCCGCTCCTCACCCTGGCCACCCGGGACTCCGCCGGGATCTGCGTCCCAGACGCGGCCCTGACGGTCGAGGACTGCCACTTCCGGATGCTGCAGCCGCGCGAGCAGCTGGCCGCCCAGCGCTTCCCCGGCGACTACATCATGCGCGGCAACAAGGGCGAGCAGACCATGCAGGCCGGTAACGCCGTGTCCTGCAACGTGGCCCAGTGGATCGGCGAACGCGTCGCCGCCGTCCTCTAG
- a CDS encoding DNA-binding protein has translation MIPHGHPVMTEASIAAAAGIELHTWRRRHGTDFRARVPVTNPGERLRLYDAAQAHAYLEGQPVPPAPTPEPHPEDLLSVGETAEVLGTDASTVRAYASTGYLPKGVELHGRPWWPRHVVQARIDAGDQRHHPERTGAGRRPGDPRNRSPRPRTDDRVPAVAAELAAAEAENRTVTADQLAERYSVSRRTGERLLAAARQQLQKRS, from the coding sequence ATGATCCCCCACGGCCACCCCGTCATGACGGAGGCCAGCATCGCGGCGGCCGCAGGCATCGAGCTGCACACGTGGCGCCGGCGCCACGGCACCGATTTCCGCGCCCGGGTGCCCGTCACCAACCCCGGCGAGCGACTGCGTCTGTACGACGCAGCCCAGGCCCACGCCTACCTCGAGGGCCAGCCCGTCCCGCCGGCGCCCACCCCCGAGCCTCACCCCGAGGACTTGCTCAGCGTGGGCGAAACCGCCGAAGTCCTGGGCACCGACGCCTCCACCGTCCGTGCGTACGCCAGCACTGGCTATCTGCCCAAGGGCGTCGAGCTGCACGGCCGCCCCTGGTGGCCCCGGCACGTCGTGCAGGCCCGGATCGACGCCGGAGACCAGAGACACCACCCCGAGCGCACCGGTGCGGGCCGCCGGCCAGGCGACCCGCGCAACCGTTCCCCCCGCCCGCGCACTGACGACCGCGTGCCCGCCGTTGCCGCCGAACTCGCCGCAGCCGAAGCGGAGAACCGGACCGTAACCGCCGACCAGTTGGCAGAGCGCTACAGCGTGAGCCGGCGGACCGGAGAGCGCCTACTCGCCGCCGCCCGCCAGCAGCTGCAGAAGCGTTCTTGA
- a CDS encoding pentapeptide repeat-containing protein produces MLLAGGARPRYKTIPAASILASPDRASPDLTGADLTGADLTDSNLSYANLSYANLTGADLSRAYLSRTDLSRADLGRANLTRADLTFADLTFADLTRANLTRANLTISDLGGAYLTGAYLTGANLADADLSRADLSRADLTGADLTGADLTGANLSRANLGSANLTGANLADADLSRADLRSADLTGADLTGADLTDADLGSANLTRANLTHANLTDADLVGITWSDLTVWPTEYRAVMLERSVPIGVGLWRVQGSGNSGADLSVPPIPVG; encoded by the coding sequence GTGCTCTTGGCCGGCGGCGCCCGTCCCCGTTACAAGACCATTCCAGCTGCCTCGATCCTGGCCAGCCCAGACCGGGCCAGCCCAGACCTGACCGGGGCGGACCTGACCGGGGCGGACCTGACCGACTCAAACCTGTCCTACGCGAACCTGTCCTACGCGAACCTGACCGGTGCGGACCTGTCTCGCGCGTACCTGTCCCGCACGGACCTGTCTCGCGCGGACCTGGGCCGTGCGAACCTGACCCGCGCGGACCTGACCTTCGCGGACCTGACCTTCGCGGACCTGACCCGCGCGAACCTGACCCGTGCGAACCTGACCATCTCAGACCTGGGCGGCGCGTACCTGACCGGCGCGTACCTGACCGGCGCGAACCTAGCCGACGCGGACCTGTCCCGCGCGGACCTGTCCCGCGCGGACCTGACCGGCGCGGACCTGACCGGCGCGGACCTGACCGGCGCGAACCTGTCCCGCGCGAACCTGGGCAGCGCGAACCTGACCGGCGCGAACCTAGCCGACGCGGACCTGTCCCGCGCGGACCTGCGCAGCGCGGACCTGACCGGCGCGGACCTGACCGGCGCGGACCTGACCGACGCGGACCTGGGCAGCGCGAACCTGACCCGCGCGAACCTCACCCACGCGAACCTGACCGACGCGGACCTGGTGGGTATCACGTGGTCGGATTTGACTGTTTGGCCGACTGAATATCGCGCAGTGATGTTGGAGCGGTCCGTACCGATCGGGGTCGGCCTCTGGCGCGTGCAGGGGTCAGGGAACAGCGGCGCCGACCTGTCGGTGCCTCCGATCCCTGTGGGCTGA
- a CDS encoding RHS repeat-associated core domain-containing protein, with amino-acid sequence MTLKQRHQQVDQGRFKPPAHEAHRKQFTEAEAVAEAKKSAARARSVAGTGRTAASIKGAAAAVPGGDVDYVAVVGSEGSYRSVVGASPLGPDPLTGQVFEGETLLASAEITHSDYTTDADGKLADVLHQVKVTWEVGCGSDVVDYDTGQVVTAHSGAYSLVHPEVSDPVVTLQLSVDPEQCAGAVPNIGNFSVTALATVVDVAGGGRGGVVTLMTLARGIPNDQTYGCAPECTSLSTAFAQPQAQRGASVNTATGAFSGSYTDVQQPSVGGGLDLTRRYSSNNTTTGSLGQGWTLPWDAQLTKDAAGNVTYTSESGAKYPYTRKSDGTFTAPSTSRSSLKAQTDGTYTLTTPDKQTLTFDSGGHLTSSKNRSGQGVTYRYAAGHLASVTDAAGRSSTTTYTGDLLSRVQLADGRHVDYGYAAGRLTSVTGTDGKQTSYGYDTEGRLASTQDAAGHYPVRNTYDSQGRVATQKDALGNSTTYTYRSGETDTTAPDGGVWTDVYAHNYLLVQYDPFGNRTFYSYDGSANLIRATDPLGHFTAYAYDTSNRLTTETDPSGARWRYAYDTNGNLSKSTDPDVHATTYTYTTDNLLATVKDPLANVTSFTYTSTGQLATETDPLQNTTTYGYDAAGNQTSVRAPSGATTTQSFDQSGRVITSTDARGNASGADPTAFTTKYAYDDGDRLLKVTDPKGRITTRGYDDVGNPTSITDATQKTTSTTYDAANRATGGTDAAGNTTQRSYDAMGRLLSATDAAGSRTTYTYDKAGRSLSMTTPRGNTAGADAVQYTWKYGYDAVGNNTTVTDPLNHTTATTYTADGLPESVTDPLGNVQTYSYDDMGNVVRAMDALNRTTISTYNANNQVATVRDRNSNTVTYGYDAAGRLTSQTSPMGNKTTYAYNTDGLLTDTVEPRGNVTGADPAQYTWHTSYDASGNATGQTDPLGNKTSNTYDTVGNVTESTDALGKKTGYGYDDLDRLTKITAPDGGITTLGYDALSNLTSRLDANQHTTAYAYDKAGHITKITDPLARATSYAYDADGNRTTITNARSQSISNTFDGRGLLSKTTYSDGTPSVTYTYDAAGRISTVADGTGTRTLTYDAEARPLTITSPGSTNPFKYTYNGDGTVKSRTYPDGYAISYVYDADGRIKTQATSGKTVTYGYDPAGNLTSAQLPTTTPLTESRTYDRVGNLASVSEGTGARQLTRDPNGRIVSDQFKDATTTGLASRYGYDDTGHLTQACTDTLATTSCLGGTSGTVYSYDKVGNLSTTKTGATTVTNTFDAADQLTKRVVGTTTTNLTYDTDGNLTKDATGTYAYDAASRIKSATIGANSFTFGYDADGNRTTSNKNGTLDRTTRWDLNNPLAQIATDTNSTGALIADYNYNPAGIPQAINQTTGVFYLLHDPQDSISAVRDATGAATYTYKYSPWGEATGTAATTNGQNSPFAFDGQYTDPYLTGRLALRARSYAPALGRFATTDPVPADVGSANSSLYVYANNDPVNQADPSGNCPWCVSAGIGAAFGAVIEGGIYSWQHRHGGFTWGGLAGASGEGALTGAIAGLLMPGAGNAIARGLGFTGGRALATSAIVNAGVGAAFSWGLNEVHCRPTGPWDLLFGAAGGASSSLLGPAFNWIKGKFSPSPSVPPRFGPGAAHSSDPAVASSEKPGPHLALGLRDIRGGERDILGTFAREKGAIQYSDPIFGLPAGGATMTTKQVADMIELVVAKKGKISFNMQAIMNIDEMLSGAPTYAGRSVTADELRYVCGHESARAITTFYNGPAPC; translated from the coding sequence ATGACGCTGAAGCAGCGTCACCAGCAGGTAGACCAAGGGCGGTTCAAGCCACCGGCCCACGAGGCTCATCGGAAGCAATTTACCGAGGCCGAAGCGGTGGCTGAGGCAAAGAAGTCTGCAGCCCGGGCCCGCTCTGTTGCAGGCACCGGTCGAACGGCTGCCAGTATCAAGGGCGCTGCCGCTGCTGTACCTGGCGGAGACGTGGACTACGTGGCAGTGGTCGGCTCCGAGGGTTCCTACCGTTCGGTTGTCGGTGCGAGCCCTCTGGGCCCTGATCCTCTCACCGGGCAGGTCTTTGAAGGAGAAACCCTCCTCGCAAGCGCGGAGATCACGCACTCCGACTACACCACCGATGCGGACGGCAAGCTCGCTGATGTACTGCATCAGGTCAAGGTGACCTGGGAAGTCGGCTGCGGCTCCGATGTTGTCGACTACGACACGGGCCAGGTCGTGACAGCCCATTCAGGTGCCTATTCGCTGGTCCATCCCGAGGTCAGCGACCCGGTCGTGACTCTCCAGCTGTCTGTGGACCCGGAACAGTGTGCAGGTGCGGTTCCCAACATCGGGAACTTCTCCGTCACGGCGCTCGCGACCGTCGTCGACGTCGCAGGCGGCGGCCGTGGTGGCGTGGTAACTCTGATGACCTTGGCTCGGGGGATTCCCAACGATCAGACATACGGATGCGCCCCCGAGTGCACGTCCTTGAGCACGGCATTCGCTCAACCGCAGGCGCAGCGCGGAGCCTCGGTGAACACGGCCACGGGCGCGTTCTCGGGCTCTTATACCGACGTCCAACAGCCGTCCGTCGGAGGCGGACTCGACCTTACCCGCCGATATTCCTCCAACAACACCACTACCGGATCCCTCGGCCAGGGATGGACGCTGCCCTGGGACGCCCAGCTGACCAAGGACGCGGCCGGCAACGTCACCTACACGTCGGAGAGCGGGGCGAAGTACCCCTACACAAGAAAGTCTGACGGCACGTTCACGGCGCCCTCCACCTCCCGGTCATCCCTGAAAGCGCAGACCGACGGGACATACACCCTCACCACACCGGACAAGCAGACACTCACCTTCGATTCCGGCGGACACCTCACCTCATCGAAGAACCGCTCAGGCCAGGGAGTCACCTACCGCTACGCGGCCGGCCACCTGGCATCCGTGACCGACGCGGCAGGCCGGTCGTCCACGACGACATACACCGGCGACCTGCTCTCACGGGTGCAGCTCGCCGACGGACGGCATGTCGACTACGGATACGCCGCCGGCCGTCTGACGAGCGTCACAGGGACCGACGGCAAACAGACCAGCTACGGCTACGACACCGAGGGTCGCCTCGCCTCGACCCAGGACGCAGCGGGGCACTACCCCGTCCGCAACACCTACGACTCTCAGGGGCGCGTGGCGACCCAGAAAGACGCCCTCGGCAACAGCACGACCTACACATACCGCAGCGGAGAGACGGACACCACCGCTCCGGACGGCGGTGTATGGACCGACGTCTACGCCCACAACTACCTGTTGGTCCAGTACGACCCCTTCGGAAACCGCACGTTCTACAGCTACGACGGCTCAGCGAACCTCATCAGAGCCACCGACCCGCTCGGTCACTTCACGGCCTACGCCTATGACACCTCAAACCGCCTGACAACGGAGACAGACCCCTCGGGCGCCCGCTGGAGATACGCCTACGACACGAACGGGAACCTGTCCAAATCCACAGACCCTGACGTGCACGCCACGACGTACACCTACACCACTGACAACCTCCTTGCCACGGTCAAGGATCCACTGGCCAACGTCACCTCCTTCACCTATACCTCCACCGGGCAGCTCGCCACGGAAACCGACCCCCTGCAGAACACGACGACCTACGGGTACGACGCGGCAGGCAACCAGACATCCGTCAGGGCCCCGAGCGGCGCGACAACCACGCAGTCCTTCGATCAGTCCGGACGCGTGATCACCAGCACCGACGCGCGAGGCAACGCTTCAGGCGCGGACCCGACAGCATTCACCACAAAGTACGCGTACGACGACGGCGACCGGCTCCTGAAAGTCACGGACCCGAAGGGCCGGATCACGACGCGCGGATACGACGACGTAGGCAATCCGACGTCGATCACTGACGCCACGCAAAAGACGACGTCGACCACGTACGACGCGGCAAACCGTGCCACCGGCGGGACCGACGCCGCCGGCAACACGACTCAGCGCTCCTACGACGCTATGGGACGACTCCTGTCCGCGACCGATGCGGCCGGCAGCAGGACGACCTACACATACGACAAGGCCGGTCGCTCGTTGTCCATGACGACTCCGCGGGGCAACACAGCCGGTGCCGATGCTGTCCAGTACACCTGGAAGTACGGCTACGACGCGGTCGGGAACAACACGACGGTCACAGACCCCCTCAACCACACGACCGCCACGACGTACACCGCCGACGGCCTGCCCGAGTCCGTGACCGACCCCCTCGGCAACGTCCAGACCTACAGCTACGACGACATGGGCAACGTCGTGCGGGCCATGGATGCGCTGAACCGGACGACCATCAGCACGTACAACGCCAACAACCAGGTGGCCACGGTCAGGGACCGTAACAGCAACACCGTCACTTACGGCTATGACGCTGCGGGCCGGCTCACATCCCAGACCTCCCCGATGGGCAACAAGACCACCTACGCCTACAACACCGACGGCCTGCTGACCGACACCGTGGAGCCGCGCGGCAATGTGACAGGCGCCGACCCGGCCCAGTACACCTGGCACACCTCATACGACGCGTCAGGCAATGCCACCGGCCAGACCGACCCGTTGGGCAACAAGACGTCGAACACGTACGACACTGTCGGCAACGTCACCGAAAGCACCGATGCCCTGGGTAAGAAGACCGGTTACGGCTACGACGACCTGGACCGGCTCACGAAGATCACCGCACCCGACGGCGGCATCACCACGCTCGGCTACGACGCCCTGAGCAATCTGACATCGCGTCTCGACGCCAATCAGCACACCACCGCGTACGCCTACGACAAAGCCGGCCACATCACCAAGATCACAGACCCGCTGGCCCGCGCTACGTCCTACGCCTATGACGCGGACGGCAACCGCACCACCATCACCAATGCCCGAAGCCAGAGCATCAGCAACACCTTCGACGGACGCGGCCTGCTGTCCAAGACCACCTACTCCGACGGCACGCCATCCGTCACCTACACATACGACGCAGCAGGGCGAATCTCGACGGTCGCCGATGGCACAGGAACCCGCACTCTGACCTATGACGCAGAGGCCCGCCCGCTGACGATCACCTCACCCGGCTCCACCAACCCATTCAAATACACCTACAACGGCGACGGCACCGTCAAGAGCCGCACCTACCCGGACGGCTACGCCATCAGCTACGTGTACGACGCAGACGGCCGCATCAAGACCCAGGCCACCAGCGGCAAGACCGTCACCTACGGATACGACCCTGCGGGCAACCTCACCTCTGCCCAACTGCCCACCACCACACCGCTGACTGAGTCCCGCACCTACGACCGGGTCGGCAATCTGGCCTCCGTCTCGGAAGGCACCGGAGCACGCCAGCTCACCCGCGACCCCAACGGCCGAATCGTCTCCGACCAGTTCAAAGACGCAACAACCACCGGCCTCGCCAGCAGATACGGATACGACGACACCGGTCACCTCACCCAAGCCTGCACCGACACCCTCGCCACCACCTCCTGCCTGGGAGGCACCAGCGGAACGGTCTACAGCTACGACAAGGTCGGCAACCTCTCCACGACAAAGACCGGTGCTACCACCGTCACCAACACCTTTGATGCAGCCGACCAGCTGACCAAGCGCGTAGTCGGAACCACCACCACAAACCTGACCTATGACACAGACGGCAATCTAACCAAAGACGCCACCGGCACTTATGCCTATGACGCCGCCAGCCGTATCAAGTCCGCCACCATCGGTGCCAACTCCTTCACCTTCGGTTACGACGCCGACGGCAACCGCACTACCTCAAACAAAAACGGCACCCTGGACCGCACCACCCGCTGGGACCTCAACAACCCGCTCGCCCAGATAGCCACCGACACCAACAGCACCGGCGCCCTGATCGCCGACTACAACTACAACCCGGCCGGCATCCCGCAGGCCATCAACCAGACCACCGGTGTCTTTTACCTCCTACACGACCCGCAAGACTCCATCAGCGCCGTCCGGGATGCCACCGGTGCAGCGACCTACACCTACAAGTACTCGCCCTGGGGCGAAGCCACAGGCACGGCGGCCACCACCAACGGCCAGAACAGCCCCTTCGCTTTCGACGGCCAGTACACCGATCCGTACCTCACAGGGCGCCTCGCTCTCAGGGCCCGCAGCTACGCCCCCGCCCTTGGTCGGTTTGCCACTACCGACCCCGTTCCAGCCGATGTCGGCAGCGCCAACTCCTCCCTGTACGTGTATGCCAATAACGACCCGGTCAACCAAGCCGACCCCTCAGGCAATTGCCCCTGGTGTGTCAGTGCCGGTATCGGAGCCGCCTTCGGAGCTGTCATCGAAGGCGGTATCTACTCCTGGCAGCATCGCCACGGCGGATTCACCTGGGGAGGCCTTGCTGGGGCAAGTGGCGAAGGGGCTCTCACAGGAGCCATCGCCGGTCTGCTCATGCCGGGTGCAGGCAACGCCATAGCCCGCGGCCTCGGCTTCACAGGAGGCCGCGCACTTGCCACATCGGCGATTGTCAACGCGGGCGTCGGCGCGGCCTTCTCATGGGGCCTGAACGAAGTCCACTGCCGCCCCACAGGCCCTTGGGATCTACTGTTCGGAGCAGCAGGTGGCGCCAGCAGCAGCCTTCTCGGCCCTGCGTTCAACTGGATAAAGGGAAAGTTCTCTCCCAGTCCTTCGGTGCCACCGCGTTTTGGGCCAGGGGCTGCGCATTCCAGTGATCCGGCTGTGGCCTCATCGGAGAAGCCAGGACCACACCTCGCCCTTGGTCTGAGGGACATTCGGGGAGGGGAACGCGATATTCTGGGTACATTCGCGAGGGAAAAGGGAGCGATTCAATACAGCGATCCGATCTTCGGACTCCCCGCAGGCGGAGCTACTATGACGACCAAGCAGGTAGCCGATATGATCGAGCTTGTCGTCGCGAAGAAGGGAAAGATCTCCTTCAACATGCAAGCCATCATGAACATTGACGAAATGCTGTCCGGAGCTCCGACATACGCCGGAAGGTCTGTAACGGCGGATGAGCTCAGATATGTGTGTGGACACGAATCCGCTCGTGCCATCACCACGTTCTACAACGGTCCTGCACCCTGTTGA
- a CDS encoding DUF6193 family natural product biosynthesis protein — MDQLPPRTREQEWRVILDEYRPPHAANGRATREMWELLSTAFRNATFRALYPSISMWSLTVSDADLITEIKDELPAVSAASGEYRVLAWPYRGDEYLFLTSDPEEAVEFAADLIKARQSPKG, encoded by the coding sequence ATGGATCAGCTACCCCCGAGAACTCGAGAACAGGAGTGGCGTGTAATCCTTGACGAGTACAGGCCGCCGCATGCGGCCAACGGTCGGGCTACACGTGAAATGTGGGAACTGCTTTCGACTGCATTTCGCAACGCGACGTTTCGCGCCCTCTACCCGTCCATTTCCATGTGGTCGCTGACTGTTTCAGATGCAGACTTGATTACTGAAATCAAGGACGAGCTTCCCGCTGTTTCTGCGGCATCGGGTGAGTATCGCGTTCTCGCCTGGCCTTATCGCGGAGACGAGTACCTCTTTCTGACAAGCGATCCTGAAGAGGCGGTTGAGTTTGCGGCTGATCTTATCAAGGCTCGGCAGTCGCCGAAGGGTTGA
- a CDS encoding IS5 family transposase produces MSGVGGGYPSDLTDEQWALVEPLLPSARVGPKGGRREKHPRRRIMDAIFYVVRTGCAWRQLPKDFAPWPTVYWYFTWWHDDGTVERIHNALRGQVREADGRDAEPSAGLIDSQSIRTADTVPAATRGFDAGKKVKGRKRFIVTDTLGLLLAVHVVAASVQDRDGAKRPLLWTRLDHPGVRKIWADQGFAGRLVEWGAQILGRDLEIVRKAPDQRGFQVQPKRWAVERTFAWLTAHRRLARDYETSPAHSETMIRWAMIGVMVRRLTRGRPATRPGPRSLSRTEAHRLNHGAAEGSWLTS; encoded by the coding sequence GTGAGCGGTGTTGGGGGTGGGTATCCGTCGGACTTGACGGATGAGCAGTGGGCGCTGGTGGAGCCGTTGCTGCCGTCAGCGCGGGTGGGTCCGAAGGGTGGTCGGCGGGAGAAGCATCCGCGGCGGCGGATCATGGATGCGATCTTCTACGTGGTGCGGACGGGGTGTGCCTGGCGGCAGTTGCCGAAGGACTTCGCTCCGTGGCCGACGGTGTACTGGTACTTCACGTGGTGGCACGACGACGGCACCGTGGAGCGAATCCATAACGCCCTGCGCGGTCAGGTCCGCGAGGCCGACGGCCGTGACGCGGAGCCGAGCGCAGGCCTGATCGACTCGCAGTCCATCCGCACCGCCGACACCGTCCCCGCTGCGACCAGGGGATTCGACGCGGGCAAGAAGGTGAAGGGCCGCAAGCGGTTCATCGTCACCGACACCCTCGGACTGCTGTTGGCCGTCCATGTCGTCGCGGCGAGCGTCCAGGACCGCGATGGCGCGAAGCGGCCGTTGCTGTGGACCAGGCTCGACCATCCCGGTGTCCGGAAGATCTGGGCCGACCAGGGCTTCGCCGGCCGCTTGGTCGAGTGGGGCGCACAGATCCTCGGCCGCGATCTGGAGATCGTCCGCAAGGCCCCTGACCAGCGCGGTTTCCAGGTCCAGCCCAAGCGGTGGGCGGTAGAGCGCACCTTCGCGTGGCTTACCGCCCACCGGCGCCTCGCCCGGGACTACGAGACCAGCCCGGCCCACTCCGAGACGATGATTCGATGGGCCATGATCGGCGTCATGGTCCGCCGCCTTACCCGAGGCCGACCGGCAACCCGACCAGGCCCACGATCGCTCTCCCGCACTGAGGCCCACAGGCTCAACCACGGTGCAGCCGAAGGCTCGTGGCTCACTTCATGA
- a CDS encoding Imm32 family immunity protein: MLQVLYSGETKELELSGTRQGLLAFGQLLRGQAGSFDLSENPCPSPYERSLSEIAFREDPERATVSIVTEAQVLRIEGGREALDLLADNLAGFASEAGASDHCHVDSPTYDYVAPESDPLVIAFMK; the protein is encoded by the coding sequence ATGTTGCAGGTTCTGTACAGCGGGGAAACGAAAGAGCTTGAGCTCTCTGGGACGCGTCAAGGCCTCCTGGCGTTCGGGCAGCTGCTGCGGGGGCAGGCCGGAAGCTTTGACCTCTCGGAGAACCCGTGCCCCTCTCCCTACGAGAGGTCGCTGTCGGAGATCGCGTTTCGGGAGGATCCGGAGCGGGCCACCGTTTCGATCGTCACGGAAGCCCAGGTCCTGAGGATCGAGGGAGGGCGGGAAGCTCTCGACCTCCTCGCCGACAACCTTGCGGGCTTCGCCTCGGAGGCGGGTGCAAGCGATCATTGCCACGTCGACTCCCCGACATACGACTACGTCGCGCCAGAGTCGGACCCGCTGGTGATCGCGTTCATGAAGTGA
- a CDS encoding phosphotransferase family protein, giving the protein MPVPPISGRLQWTDVPSALRTCLEDALGAPVTDTATPAGGFGHQLAAALTLAGGRRAFVKAAPDDDPLTAANVHEAAVLDALPSGAPAPDLLGIHHADGWTAVVIAHLDGPHPDLSPASGDADHTWALLDKLTSSPASAPYAAAVSTAPSTAAALHGWNELLSDPPADLAPSARDRLPQLAELEAAWPALAHGDRIVHGDLRADNMVRDHHRGVTFVDWAHATTGPACIDAASLAPQLVLAGHTPEDVARLLRDHPATASNPDTTTAFLAALTGHWHRNARKPAPPGTPGLRAYQHRAAAAGLAILNHRLAQGCAPS; this is encoded by the coding sequence ATGCCTGTACCGCCCATTAGCGGCCGTCTGCAATGGACCGACGTCCCCAGCGCCCTGCGTACCTGTCTCGAAGACGCCCTGGGTGCGCCCGTCACCGACACGGCCACTCCCGCCGGTGGCTTTGGCCACCAACTCGCTGCCGCGCTCACCCTGGCCGGCGGCCGGAGGGCTTTCGTCAAAGCGGCCCCTGACGACGACCCCTTGACCGCCGCCAACGTCCACGAGGCCGCCGTGCTGGACGCGCTGCCCTCCGGCGCTCCCGCCCCGGACCTGCTCGGCATCCACCATGCCGATGGTTGGACGGCTGTGGTCATTGCGCACCTGGACGGCCCGCACCCCGATCTTTCTCCGGCCTCCGGCGACGCTGACCACACCTGGGCTCTGCTGGATAAACTCACCTCCAGCCCCGCCTCGGCCCCCTACGCCGCGGCGGTGAGCACAGCCCCCTCCACAGCGGCCGCTCTGCACGGCTGGAACGAACTGCTCTCCGATCCGCCGGCCGACCTGGCCCCCTCCGCCCGGGACCGCCTGCCGCAACTCGCCGAACTCGAGGCCGCCTGGCCTGCCCTCGCCCACGGCGACCGCATCGTCCACGGCGACCTGCGCGCCGACAACATGGTCCGCGACCACCACCGCGGCGTCACCTTCGTGGACTGGGCACACGCCACCACCGGCCCCGCCTGCATCGACGCCGCATCCCTCGCCCCACAACTCGTCCTCGCCGGCCACACACCCGAAGACGTCGCCCGCCTGCTCCGCGACCACCCCGCCACCGCCAGCAATCCCGACACCACCACCGCATTCCTCGCCGCGCTCACCGGCCACTGGCACCGCAACGCCCGCAAACCCGCGCCCCCCGGCACCCCGGGACTGCGCGCCTATCAGCACCGCGCCGCGGCAGCTGGCCTCGCCATCCTCAACCACCGCCTTGCGCAGGGCTGTGCACCGTCGTGA